A portion of the Apis mellifera strain DH4 linkage group LG6, Amel_HAv3.1, whole genome shotgun sequence genome contains these proteins:
- the LOC552159 gene encoding protein LZIC: MGSHGKLETEKLKKNLEAQLDRLVQQLEDIEENRNLLDAAAYEEAMQLTKEDLQEFNESLQRLISGDTTLIDQLGAIQLAIQAAISEAFKTPAVIRMFGKRETSQLRNRLAEIEYDMKLGKITKEVFDLQRAEVLNALRQLGEKLELQELQLLEKLMFNNIDTTNYVQVIENVDKGRIAMAVVGDEARIQNT; encoded by the exons atgggTTCTCACGGTAAATTAGAAactgagaaattaaaaaaaaatttagaggcACAATTGGATAGACTAGTACAGCAATTAGAGGATATAGAAGAAAATcg gAATTTATTAGATGCAGCTGCATATGAAGAAGCTATGCAGCTCACAAAAGAAGATTTACAAGAATTCAATGAAAGTTTACAAAGATTGATATCTGGTGATACAACATTAATTGATCAACTAGGTGCAATACAATTg gcCATTCAAGCAGCAATTAGTGAAGCATTTAAAACACCAGCTGTTATCAGAATGTTTGGGAAACGTGAAACATCACAACTTAGAAATCGCTTAGCTGAAATTGAATATGATATGAAACTTGGAAAAATAACTAAAGAAGTTTTTGATCTTCAGCGTGCAGAGGTACTAAATGCACTTAGACAACTTGGTGAAAAATTAGAACTTcaagaattacaattattagaaaaattaatgtttaataatattgatactaCAAATTATGTGCAAGTAATTGAAAATGTAGACAAAGGTCGAATAGCCATGGCAGTAGTAGGTGATGAAGCTAGAATTCAAAATACTTAA